Proteins encoded in a region of the Gallalistipes aquisgranensis genome:
- a CDS encoding AAA family ATPase, giving the protein MVLEIRLSNFFSIKDEVVLDMQAASIQTKKAKELEENTFVCSDERLLKTVAIYGANASGKSSLIKAIRACVGMIFSSHNYNENTIFAFTPFKFGGIGKPSTFFIRFLLEGIEYEYSFELNKVEILKEALYYYPNGRRSLVFSRDETKGPDKKDIYEFRSVIRRPMDVAANTSKKTLFVSRASQMDRDVAKDVFRYFNERFILNYFGYNSFSVERLLNENKEQFLNVLRIADSDIVKIDSRHENKVLSTAVIDPAENQILSVEDIQKSQLVITTYHRNNPDVPFNFFAEESDGTQRLFNMMLTILDIVKNNKILLIDEIETQLHIKLVEYIIGLFNKSESAQLIYTTHNTYLLNTNKLRKDQIYFVNKRDDGSSDLYSLFDYKDFRDGLDAEKAYLQGRFDAIPYIDEQADSFIK; this is encoded by the coding sequence ATGGTACTTGAAATTCGTCTGAGCAACTTCTTTTCAATTAAAGATGAGGTGGTGCTGGATATGCAGGCAGCAAGCATCCAGACTAAAAAGGCAAAGGAGCTTGAAGAAAATACATTTGTATGCAGTGATGAGCGGCTACTTAAAACTGTTGCCATTTATGGTGCAAATGCATCAGGAAAAAGCAGTCTTATCAAGGCTATTCGCGCTTGTGTGGGAATGATATTCTCATCTCACAATTACAACGAGAATACGATATTTGCCTTTACTCCGTTCAAATTCGGGGGCATTGGCAAGCCAAGTACATTTTTCATTCGCTTTCTTCTTGAGGGGATCGAATATGAATATTCTTTTGAGCTCAATAAAGTTGAGATCCTGAAAGAGGCACTGTATTATTATCCGAATGGACGTCGTTCACTGGTGTTTTCTCGCGATGAGACAAAGGGACCCGACAAAAAGGATATCTATGAATTCCGTTCGGTAATTCGCCGCCCGATGGATGTTGCTGCCAATACGTCCAAGAAAACGCTTTTTGTGTCGCGTGCCAGTCAGATGGACCGAGATGTCGCAAAAGATGTTTTTCGGTACTTCAATGAGCGTTTTATTCTGAATTATTTCGGATATAATTCGTTCTCTGTCGAGCGCTTGTTGAATGAGAACAAAGAGCAGTTCCTTAATGTGCTGCGAATTGCTGACAGCGACATTGTCAAAATCGACAGCCGGCACGAGAATAAAGTTCTGTCTACTGCGGTGATTGATCCAGCTGAAAACCAGATATTGTCGGTAGAGGATATTCAGAAATCGCAGCTGGTCATTACGACCTATCACAGAAATAACCCGGATGTTCCTTTCAACTTTTTTGCAGAAGAGTCTGATGGAACACAGCGCTTATTCAACATGATGCTGACGATTCTGGATATCGTCAAGAATAATAAAATCTTGTTGATAGATGAAATCGAGACGCAGTTGCATATAAAACTGGTAGAGTATATTATCGGTTTGTTCAATAAAAGCGAATCGGCGCAGCTGATATATACTACACACAATACATACCTGCTTAATACCAACAAGCTGCGTAAGGATCAGATATATTTTGTCAACAAACGGGATGACGGGTCTTCGGATTTGTATTCGCTGTTTGATTACAAAGATTTCCGCGACGGACTGGATGCAGAGAAGGCATATCTGCAAGGTCGTTTCGATGCCATCCCGTATATTGACGAACAGGCGGATAGTTTTATAAAATAG
- a CDS encoding RloB family protein: protein MGRQIRKSKGKTMKPNFFVFCEGESEVAYISHLRSQYRAPIQIIPRKSDSNISVRYIENCKREYIVTKNDKTFLMYDLDVDGMLEHLQSIPNAVLLVSNPCIELWYLLHFEECHAELTQNACIKKLKRHLEHYVKGILALNEKQQLSDKTSEATARAKVLETYNNPSTTIYKMIELLESL from the coding sequence ATGGGACGACAAATAAGAAAATCCAAAGGCAAAACAATGAAGCCGAACTTCTTTGTTTTCTGTGAGGGAGAGTCGGAAGTTGCCTATATCAGTCACCTCCGTTCACAATACCGTGCGCCTATTCAGATTATCCCAAGAAAGAGCGATTCGAACATATCCGTTCGGTATATAGAGAATTGCAAGCGGGAATATATTGTGACCAAAAATGATAAAACGTTTCTAATGTATGACCTTGATGTGGACGGAATGCTGGAACATCTGCAAAGCATCCCGAATGCCGTATTGCTGGTGTCGAATCCATGTATTGAGTTATGGTATCTGCTGCACTTTGAGGAGTGTCATGCCGAACTAACTCAAAACGCCTGCATCAAGAAACTGAAAAGACATCTTGAACACTATGTAAAGGGAATTTTGGCATTGAATGAGAAACAGCAGCTGTCCGACAAGACATCAGAAGCAACGGCAAGAGCCAAGGTGTTGGAGACATATAATAATCCGTCAACTACCATCTATAAAATGATAGAACTACTGGAAAGTCTGTAA